One genomic region from Methanobrevibacter olleyae encodes:
- a CDS encoding (deoxy)nucleoside triphosphate pyrophosphohydrolase: MKELNVVAAIIKKDNKILTTQRGYGEFKGLWEFPGGKIEEGETKEDALIREIKEELNADIIVEKFALDLEWQYPNFYLYMSCFECSLKSDIKLLEHMGAKWLSLDEIDSVEWIEADIKAVNYIKESLTF; the protein is encoded by the coding sequence ATGAAAGAACTTAATGTGGTTGCTGCTATTATAAAAAAGGATAATAAAATCTTAACTACTCAAAGAGGATATGGGGAATTTAAAGGTCTTTGGGAATTTCCTGGTGGTAAGATAGAAGAGGGGGAAACTAAAGAAGATGCTTTAATTCGTGAAATAAAAGAAGAATTAAATGCAGATATTATAGTTGAAAAATTTGCCTTAGATTTAGAGTGGCAATACCCTAATTTTTACCTTTATATGTCTTGTTTTGAATGTAGTTTAAAAAGCGATATAAAATTATTAGAGCATATGGGTGCTAAATGGTTATCTTTAGATGAAATTGATTCTGTAGAATGGATTGAAGCTGATATTAAGGCTGTAAATTATATTAAAGAATCT